GGTGTGTAAAAGGTACTAgtattttcaaaacataataGGGACGTAGAATTTTTCAATGCATCTATTTGGATACATGGAACATCGGGCTTTTTGTGTATTGGGAATCAGTCGATTCTTATCTACAGGTAGCTTAAGTTTATCATATTATTGTTATATTTGTCagccaaatatttttgatgtttcaaaCAGAACAAACCCTGACCAACATGCAGCCACACATCGTCAACATCCTCCAGCACGGAGCCTCAGCACTTACAGAGACCCTCTCCCACAACCCAGCCACCTCATCTGAGACAGCTGCCAACCCACAGTAAACCATCTGATATAGAAACCATTGTATtgtataaattattataaaacctCCTACAAAAACAATAAACGGGTTTTGTGTTACCATATTTgtgtgtcttttttttaaaattagacttgAAATGTTTAGTTTTGGGTTGCGAATCAAAATATCTATGAGACTTTATGTTGACCGCTTGATGAAACTTGTTATGTCATAtagtaaattttgatttcaatggATTAGTGTAAATACacaagtttaaaatatacaatataatataaagatTGATTTTTTTGCCATAGAATTTCcaactaaaacaatttttacaatgaaaagCATCATTAaattaagaagattttttaaaaccctgGAAGTTttgttcttaatttttttatttaaagttttcaattttacaacacatataccacacacacacacacacacacacacaccatgATATAATGAATATAGCTAAACTATTGAagttgatacaattttgtagAAATTGAAATTACCATAGCTTTTGAAGTTAAATGTTATCGCAAAAGATTTCTTAATTCAAACCACCTATCATTATGTTTATTATAAGAAGAGTGTCTGATAGcaatacatttttcaatttcatatttaagaTCTCAATGACATAACATACCTGCGAATTGCTgtaaattgttgaaaaattatttgtttaaaggATCAAAAAGTTTATAACTAAATTAGAATCAGAAGGGGGAGTATCTCCAAataatgttatatgtattaaaGCCAACTCTTTTTGAAACAGCATCCACTGAATGCACCACTACACCATAAATCTAAAGCAAAGGAACAGGATGTGAAAACATGTTCAATAGTTCCAACTTCATTATCACAAATGGAACAAGTTTcagtgtttttttaatttatttatctttatcttttttaaacatgattttaCAGAAAGAATTTTAAGTAAAGTTCTATACTGTAGCCACTGTACAGTAGTATCTGTTGTAACTTTGAAACATACTTTAAACACATCCTGTAATTATATTTAGAGTATAGCCTctcattacaaatttaaattccaTCTGATAATTAAGTTGGAATAACACATTGAACATTTATATTGATTAAATTGTAAATAGGTTTAGTGCATTCCTTGTACAAAAGTAATTCTAGACAGTAAGAAGGTACAAAAGGACATTGACATAGATCTCCTTTGAAAATATATGAGCCCTTAACAAACTTTCAAACAGCACTAATTATGCTGTTGTATTGTATACAACAtactttgttcaaattaaatcttttttcaaattaagatttttaaaaaatgatccaTCATCATTTAAAAAGTCTTTTACAATTCTTACACCTTTTCTTTACTATGCTTTATAAATCATATACTTCTTGTCTACTTTGATATATAAGTTATGCCATATTGGAGTAAATGTTatattattgttaaaatcaGAAATTTGGTTAGAGTGTATGTTCTTAACATTAAGCCAAACCATCAAAAACATCTCTCCAAATTATATTATTGCATTGCTCTAtatagttttgtaaaaaaaaaaaagtcaccagactctaaaaaaacaaacaaacacttTATCATCAAACAAAGCTGAACATAAGCTCaaccatgatttaaaaaaaattgatttgtatgCTAAGATATAGTTTTGGACCTAAATTTTCGAGATTAAGACATGCAATTTCAAATGTCAGATCTAGAGAGATTGCTGGACGGTGCACATGCATATGGCTTATCTCTTACTGCAATGGGACGATTCCTGCTGTGACCTTCATGACTGCATACACTATATATAGGTCCAGATACTTCTTTTCTTGTCACTTCTTTTACCTCTTTGGATAGTACGTAGTGAACATGTAAGTATTCAATTAGTTTTAAAGTTGTAAAGccaacaatgtaaaaaaaaaaagagaataaaaaagcCATAAACAACataaattgtataaatttaCAGGTATTTTATGCTTTATTTGTATAGCtgttaaaaaatccttaaagaAGAAAACATAAGTAGTCAAACTTTGTCAGCGTTTACCCCatactaaaaaattatttctactGTTCTCTCTCGTTCTCTTTCAATCTTCATTATAATTTAACATTTCACTTTTGGCACTTTTGaaattaacataaaatatttcttgGACAATAGAATTTATTCTATTTTCATTAAAGAGAATATTGATAGTAAGTACAAGTGATGTGTTGCGTAtataaatttgttgaaaaactTCAAAACTGTTTTTACTCCATAGAATAATGAGGGTCGGACTTGTTCTTCTCTTGTGCCTTGCCGTTGGCAGTCAAGCTAATTTCTTTGACGATCTCaagcaaacatttcaaaatatcggAACAGCTTTGACAACTACAGTTCATGCCGTCGGAGATCAGGCTAAAGTTGTGGGCACCAACCTTCTACAGGCAGCTTCCGAACAAGGAAAACAACTCGCTTCTCAGGCTCTTCAAAGTATGATTCCTTGCATTGTCTTATTTACCAATATTCTGGTAGTTGAtataaatttaactcttatcacgGGTTCTTCCAATTGAAATGTCATTTAAAACAGTCTGACAATGGATATTACGCCTCGAAAACATTTTTGATTGGTAGGTCTCCTAATGGGAACCATGAGCGCTCTCCAGAAACCCCCGACAAACGGTGCTGCCAAGAGATCGCTCTCGTATGGATATCTTTATATCCCCACTTTTTATGATGTGCAACTTGTATTTTACAGTATGCAGTTTATACAAGAAAAAAGTAACTGCTAAATGTGAATCAATGCATAAAAAATCGCTTACTTCTTTATCAGAGAATTTCTTGAACAAAGCAAACATTTGACGGGTGCTGCCGAAATGCTCGTACAGCAGAAAATGGACAAACTGAAAGGAATCTACAAGGAAGCGATTGACAAACTTAAAGATGTCTCCTCTCAACTCACAGACCTTCCAGCTACCGACCTCATTAAGAAAGTGGACCAGATCGTTGGTAAGCATGCGTGTATTCCCACTGATCAAAGTAACCTACAACATATCTttcttcatgaaaataaaagatgaatATTTGTATAGTTGTATTATTGACTGTAAATGCCCCTGTTTCAGTCTATCATCACCTTGTTACTGACCAAATTCAAACTGAGCTCGTCTCAGAGCTGACCAAACTTTTTGGACACGCCTTGTCTCTCCATCCTGATCATAAGAGAGGTACGTTTTCCGACGCCCTTAGCTCCATTGGACAAGGTCTCGCCAATTTCTTCCAGCCACATGTCCAGGCTGTCCAACAGGTGAGGATTTGATCTCTAAACTTTAATGTCATTACCATTATGATATCGTATAATAAAATTTGTGTCCAGAATGTCCAGCGGATGAGAATTTAATGACATCATCTTTATGAATTGATGTCTATGAACATTGCCATTTATATCTTATTCATTTCTATTTGTTTACCCGTAGTTAGTTAACGGAGTGGGTGAATCCCTAAAACAGACCGCACAAACATTCCACACCAGTCTGACCACTGGTCCCCATGGAACTGCCATCCATGACTCTGCTTCCGCCCTGGCTCAGCACGGACAGAACGCCCTCAGTGCCCTCAAGGACGCCGTCTCTGACATCCTCCGTAAGTCTTATCTAcccttgttttaaaataaaagaaagtatgaaaaatcattaaaaataatacatttatacattataaaaattatctgtTGGAAAACAGGTGATATAAGTTGACGAATATGcatttggttttatttatttacattacagAGCAAACCCTGACCAACATGCAGCCACACATCGTCAACATCCTCCAGCACGGAGCCTCAGCTCTCACCGACACCCTCACCCATAACACCGAAACATCACCCTAGACAGATGCTAAACCACAGTAAACCATCATCAAAAGCGATAGTTCATTGCTTCCATTATCAACTTAtagaaaaaatcaataaacgaATCATTATGATATCTACATTTGTTTGTCagttttgtatcaaaatattcagTGTCTTTGCGTTTTAAAATTATGCTATATATATTCAAGTTCTGATTTTGTTTAGGAAGaataatttttgacttttgtcatagcaCGTCATTCTTGGAAAGAATGTTTGTAAAAAACGATTTTGAGTTTGTCTGGCTTTCCTCTGCTTAGAGGCTTCtagatatctttaaagtttgaTTGGatattacttttctttattttgctaATGAAGACAATATTAACTGCAGCAGGCCTTTTATCCCAAGTGTTCTTACAAGAAAGAACTCCTAATCTGAATAGACAATGTATCACTTAAGTATTGAACACCGGCCAAAAGTAAAATCAatacattatttcaatatacTAGGAATTTTGAATATCGGGCACAAATGTTATGTACAGTTTTATACTATattcttgtaaatatttaactCAAGGTAGTATGAAATTGCTATAAGTCATCACAAAATGCATGTTCCAAAAGCTTCTCCTTTGTCAAATGCTAAAAAGGTAAATTAAGcgatttcattttaaaatataataatgctATTTTGGCATTTCTCtctaaaaggtttttttttgttggtgtTAAATTGCTTTTATCTTGAAAAATATCACATTGTGATACTAAATGTTAGAAGTCTGACTTTATAACTTAATTCTGTAATATTTTAGACCAATTTTTCTCTTCTGTTGGcgattacaatacatgtatatcatgaaACATGAAACGTTTAAAGGGACCTTAGGGGACACATGTTGCATAATGTTTACTTAAGGAAGAATAAATCACTGATACATGGgctttacatttaaatttcaatagtCAAACAGTCATTTAACTAGtaactttaaatatatatcaatgcGAAAAGGTaccatttccttttttttactCAAGTGCACTAGCTATCTTCTATTGCATCGAACAAATGAATTTGTTGAACTGCACAgaccctttttaaaaaaaacttaactaGGGACTCTTACactttgtaagaaaaaaatcataaaatatatcatgTTCATACTTGTATATCTACATGAACTTTCAATATGCATGCATATGAGAAATGGAGAATGATTTGCAGGTCACAGGTAGCAAAAGTTAGGAAAACAAATATACGAAATGTCCATAGGTAACCAACGGCAAACCAGGAAAATGCTGAATTGACTGATCTGGTTTTTCACACAATAGATCTACTTGCTGCAGAGAgtgtattttaatttgttgaataGTTGAAACTTTTAAATACACCCTGAAATGAGTGaatcaaatactagtatttaatttcaatttgtgTTGAGAAGTTTGCACAACTATCAAAAAAGattcatttaaattacaatCCCTGCAGAAGTGAACGCTATTTCTACTTCTAAACAAAGTTATAATTTggatcaaaaattattttttccgattttaatgctTCAAGCATTTATAATAGGCAAACAAAATTTAAGGGCATTtggttgagttataagcgagttacggAGCTTACAAATATGTGCTaattaaacaaagcttttgttcacattttgaatgttgaagtaaaaattccaatttcagaccaaaaataaatatgttagcGATAAGAACTGTTAACTGAAGTTAATTATGTTGAACCTACGCTGTTtcattgtaaacaaaatcagggcacgagttttgtttacatgacgaagaattatGAGCCCTGTGTCTTGCTTATTACTCtatgactgactctcaaatttcatttgatcgtTGGCAATGTTTTCCTAAGGCACTGTAAATACTAAAAAATCCTAGAAAAATTGAATATGACCAAATAAGACCAAAAATCGTtcaccatgcccctttaaaatccgAAGGCTTCATTATAACAGCCAAGTTTACATTTCTCTCTTGAACCATCACTGCTCATAatcaaattctaaaaaaaataacctcAAGCAATTCAGTCTGGAAACCTTTACTAGAAATTTTATCGTGAAAATACTCAAATGTTTTTCTATACATACTATTAGATAGGcaaagttagctactagtaactggctactagtaactggctaggaaaagtaaaaaaagctagctactagtaactggctacgagataaaataaaaattagataTTAGTAACTGGCttctagtaactggctacgagaagtaagaaaagctagctactagtaactggctacgggATGAAAGAAACTTGGCTTCTAGTTACTTCTTACTGTCCATTGGAGAACACATACCAAGGATTTCTAGTTTAGTTCTTAAGATATACATTGCACTA
This is a stretch of genomic DNA from Crassostrea angulata isolate pt1a10 chromosome 4, ASM2561291v2, whole genome shotgun sequence. It encodes these proteins:
- the LOC128181919 gene encoding uncharacterized protein LOC128181919, which encodes MRVGLVLLLCLAVGSQANFFDDLKQTFQNIGTALTTTVHAVGDQAKVVGTNLLQAASEQGKQLASQALQSLLMGTMSALQKPPTNGAAKRSLSEFLEQSKHLTGAAEMLVQQKMDKLKGIYKEAIDKLKDVSSQLTDLPATDLIKKVDQIVVYHHLVTDQIQTELVSELTKLFGHALSLHPDHKRGTFSDALSSIGQGLANFFQPHVQAVQQLVNGVGESLKQTAQTFHTSLTTGPHGTAIHDSASALAQHGQNALSALKDAVSDILQQTLTNMQPHIVNILQHGASALTDTLTHNTETSP